The proteins below come from a single Ictidomys tridecemlineatus isolate mIctTri1 chromosome 8, mIctTri1.hap1, whole genome shotgun sequence genomic window:
- the Vwa7 gene encoding von Willebrand factor A domain-containing protein 7 isoform X2, whose protein sequence is MLSAEVPLSHLGPSVLLLLQLLLPPTSAFFPNIWSLLAAPGSITHQDLTEEAALNVTLQLFLEQPPPNQPPLRLEDYLGRTLLADDLFAAYFGPGFPSRRFRAALGEVSRANAAQDFLPTSRNDPDLHFDAERLSQGRTRLMGALQETLVAARVLDHTLARQRLGAALHALQDFYSHSNWVELGEQQPHPHLLWPRQELWSLAEVGNPTCSNCEELSCPGNLLGFTLLTSGYFGTHPPKPPGKCSHGGHFDQSSSQPPRGGINKDSTSPGFSPHHMLHLQAAKLALLASIQAFSLLRSRLGDSGFSRMLDITPASSLSFVLDTTGSMGEEINAAKIQARHIMEQRQGSPMEPVHYILVPFHDPEFGPVFTTSDPHSFWQRLNEIHALGGGDEPEMCLSALELALLHTPPLSDIFVFTDASPKDAFLTNRVESLSQERRCRVTFLVTEDPSRVQGRAQREVLSPVRFEPYEAVALASGGEVIFTKDQHIRDVAAIVGESMAALVTLPLEPPVIVPGKPLVFIVDGLLQKVTVRMHGEISSFWIKNPAGIFQSQEEGMGPLGHTHRFGQFWMVTMTDPPQTGTWEIQVTAEGTPRVRVQAQTSLDFLFHFGIPMEDGPHPGLYPLTQPVAGLQIQLLVEVTGLGSRGNPGDSPPHFSHVILRRVPEGTKLGQVPLEPLGPPERGLLTASLPPTLLSTPGPFSLELIGQDGGGQGLHRIAPQPCTVAPVLLELSGPPGFLAPGSKALLTLRITSFSVPQDLDIRISVNPSFAFTSNLSRAHLGLNESAWGCLWLEVPDSAVLDSMVMVTVTALGREVSLLPPTHAFLRLLVLAQTPQDQLSASSGPVVTTTTPVFRSSTLVTQGRARGGKAGRPWWGTVGGVLLLLTLASW, encoded by the exons ATGCTCTCTGCAGAGGTGCCCCTGTCCCACCTGGGCCCCTCAGTGCTGCTTCTGCTACAACTGCTGCTGCCCCCCACTTCGGCCTTTTTTCCCAACATCTGGAGCCTCCTGGCTGCCCCTGGCTCCATCACCCACCAGGACCTGACTGAGGAGGCTGCACTCAATGTCACCCTGCAGCTCTTCCTGGAGCAGCCGCCACCCAACCAGCCCCCACTTCGTCTAGAGGACTACTTG GGCCGAACCCTTCTTGCTGATGACCTCTTTGCCGCTTACTTTGGACCTGGGTTTCCTTCCCGGCGGTTCCGAGCAGCCTTAGGCGAGGTGTCCCGTGCCAATGCAGCCCAGGACTTCCTGCCAACTTCCAGGAATGACCCTGACCTGCACTTTGATGCTGAGCGTCTGAGTCAGGGACGCACCCGCTTGATGGGCGCTTTGCAGGAGACATTGGTGGCAGCCAGAGTCCTTGACCACACACTGGCCCGCCAACGCCTAGGGGCTGCGCTTCATGCCTTGCAG GATTTCTATAGTCACAGCAACTGGGTAGAACTGGGGGAGCAGCAGCCACACCCTCACCTCCTCTGGCCACGGCAAGAGCTCTGGAGCCTGGCAGAAG TGGGCAATCCTACCTGTTCTAATTGTGAGGAGCTGAGCTGCCCCGGGAATTTGTTGGGCTTCACACTCCTCACCTCTGGCTACTTTGGAACTCATCCCCCGAAACCTCCAG GAAAATGTAGCCATGGAGGCCATTTTGACCAGAGCAGCTCCCAGCCACCCCGGGGTGGCATCAATAAGGATAGCACGTCCCCAGGATTCTCCCCCCACCACATGCTGCATCTCCAGGCTGCAAAACTGGCCCTTCTAGCCTCCATCCAGGCCTTCAGCCTCCTAAGAAGCCGCCTGGGAGACAGCGGTTTCTCCAG GATGCTGGACATCACCCCAGCCTCTAGCCTGAGCTTTGTCCTGGATACCACTGGCAGCATGGGTGAGGAGATCAATGCTGCCAAAATCCAAGCTCGCCACATCATGGAGCAGCGGCAGGGCAGTCCCATGGAGCCTGTCCACTACATTCTGGTGCCTTTCCATGACCCAG AGTTTGGCCCTGTCTTTACAACCAGTGATCCTCACAGCTTCTGGCAGCGACTAAATGAGATCCACGCCTTGGGGGGTGGAGATGAGCCTGAGATGTGCCTATCTGCCCTGGAG CTAGCCCTGCTTCACACACCTCCACTTTCAgacatctttgtcttcactgatGCCTCCCCCAAGGATGCCTTTCTCACCAACCGGGTGGAATCCCTGAGTCAGGAGCGTCGGTGCAGG GTGACATTCCTGGTGACTGAAGACCCATCAAGGGTTCAGGGTCGAGCTCAGCGTGAGGTCCTATCCCCTGTGCGTTTTGAGCCATATGAAGCAGTGGCCCTGGCCTCAGGAGGAGAGGTGATCTTCACCAAAGACCAGCACATTCGGGATGTGGCAGCCATTGTTGGGGAGAGCATGGCTGCTCTG GTGACTCTTCCTCTGGAACCGCCTGTCATAGTGCCTGGCAAGCCACTTGTGTTCATTGTTGATGGGCTGCTCCAGAAGGTCACAGTCCGGATGCATGGGGAGATCAGCAGCTTCTGGATCAAGAACCCTGCTG GAATATTCCAGAGCCAGGAAGAAGGTATGGGTCCTTTGGGTCATACTCACCGCTTTGGGCAGTTCTGGATGGTGACCATGACTGACCCCCCACAGACAGGGACTTGGGAGATCCAGGTCACAGCTGAGGGCACTCCCCGGGTAAGAGTGCAAG CCCAGACCTCCCTGGACTTCCTCTTTCACTTTGGTATTCCCATGGAGGATGGACCCCACCCTGGCCTTTACCCTCTGACTCAGCCCGTTGCAG GTCTCCAGATCCAGCTGCTGGTAGAAGTAACAGGGCTGGGTTCGAGAGGCAACCCTGGGGATTCTCCCCCACATTTCTCTCATGTCATCCTCAGAAGGGTTCCAGAGGGCACCAAGCTGGGTCAGGTGCCCTTGGAGCCCTTAGGACCCCCAGAGCGAGGTCTCCTCACAGCTTCACTGCCACCTACATTGCTGTCCACCCCCGGACCCTTCTCCCTGGAGCTGATTGGCCAGGATGGAGGTGGGCAGGGCCTGCACCGGATTGCCCCGCAGCCTTGCACTGTGGCCCCTGTGCTTCTGGAG ctcagtggtccccCAGGTTTCTTGGCCCCAGGCAGCAAGGCCCTGCTCACCCTCCGTATCACCAGCTTCTCAGTCCCTCAGGATCTTGATATTAGGATATCTGTCAACCCCAGCTTTGCATTCACCTCCAACCTCTCAAG GGCTCATCTGGGGCTGAATGAGTCTGCCTGGGGGTGCCTGTGGCTGGAAGTCCCAGACTCAGCAGTCCTGGACTCGATGGTGATGGTGACTGTGACTGCCTTGGGTCGAGAAGTCAGCCTATTGCCTCCCACCCATGCCTTCCTCCGACTCCTGGTACTGGCTCAGACCCCGCAG gACCAGCTCTCTGCCTCATCTGGGCCTGTTGTCACCACCACCACTCCTGTCTTTCGTTCCTCCACTCTGGTGACTCAGGGAAGGGCtaggggagggaaggcaggcagaccctgGTGGGGTACTGTGGGAGGTGTACTACTCCTGCTAACCCTGGCCTCCTGGTGA
- the Vwa7 gene encoding von Willebrand factor A domain-containing protein 7 isoform X3: MLSAEVPLSHLGPSVLLLLQLLLPPTSAFFPNIWSLLAAPGSITHQDLTEEAALNVTLQLFLEQPPPNQPPLRLEDYLGRTLLADDLFAAYFGPGFPSRRFRAALGEVSRANAAQDFLPTSRNDPDLHFDAERLSQGRTRLMGALQETLVAARVLDHTLARQRLGAALHALQDFYSHSNWVELGEQQPHPHLLWPRQELWSLAEVGNPTCSNCEELSCPGNLLGFTLLTSGYFGTHPPKPPGKCSHGGHFDQSSSQPPRGGINKDSTSPGFSPHHMLHLQAAKLALLASIQAFSLLRSRLGDSGFSRMLDITPASSLSFVLDTTGSMGEEINAAKIQARHIMEQRQGSPMEPVHYILVPFHDPEFGPVFTTSDPHSFWQRLNEIHALGGGDEPEMCLSALEVTFLVTEDPSRVQGRAQREVLSPVRFEPYEAVALASGGEVIFTKDQHIRDVAAIVGESMAALVTLPLEPPVIVPGKPLVFIVDGLLQKVTVRMHGEISSFWIKNPAGIFQSQEEGMGPLGHTHRFGQFWMVTMTDPPQTGTWEIQVTAEGTPRVRVQGKEGDVLGMGREVLSGSENNLRHIPLRNLSDCLHPPPAQTSLDFLFHFGIPMEDGPHPGLYPLTQPVAGLQIQLLVEVTGLGSRGNPGDSPPHFSHVILRRVPEGTKLGQVPLEPLGPPERGLLTASLPPTLLSTPGPFSLELIGQDGGGQGLHRIAPQPCTVAPVLLELSGPPGFLAPGSKALLTLRITSFSVPQDLDIRISVNPSFAFTSNLSRAHLGLNESAWGCLWLEVPDSAVLDSMVMVTVTALGREVSLLPPTHAFLRLLVLAQTPQDQLSASSGPVVTTTTPVFRSSTLVTQGRARGGKAGRPWWGTVGGVLLLLTLASW; encoded by the exons ATGCTCTCTGCAGAGGTGCCCCTGTCCCACCTGGGCCCCTCAGTGCTGCTTCTGCTACAACTGCTGCTGCCCCCCACTTCGGCCTTTTTTCCCAACATCTGGAGCCTCCTGGCTGCCCCTGGCTCCATCACCCACCAGGACCTGACTGAGGAGGCTGCACTCAATGTCACCCTGCAGCTCTTCCTGGAGCAGCCGCCACCCAACCAGCCCCCACTTCGTCTAGAGGACTACTTG GGCCGAACCCTTCTTGCTGATGACCTCTTTGCCGCTTACTTTGGACCTGGGTTTCCTTCCCGGCGGTTCCGAGCAGCCTTAGGCGAGGTGTCCCGTGCCAATGCAGCCCAGGACTTCCTGCCAACTTCCAGGAATGACCCTGACCTGCACTTTGATGCTGAGCGTCTGAGTCAGGGACGCACCCGCTTGATGGGCGCTTTGCAGGAGACATTGGTGGCAGCCAGAGTCCTTGACCACACACTGGCCCGCCAACGCCTAGGGGCTGCGCTTCATGCCTTGCAG GATTTCTATAGTCACAGCAACTGGGTAGAACTGGGGGAGCAGCAGCCACACCCTCACCTCCTCTGGCCACGGCAAGAGCTCTGGAGCCTGGCAGAAG TGGGCAATCCTACCTGTTCTAATTGTGAGGAGCTGAGCTGCCCCGGGAATTTGTTGGGCTTCACACTCCTCACCTCTGGCTACTTTGGAACTCATCCCCCGAAACCTCCAG GAAAATGTAGCCATGGAGGCCATTTTGACCAGAGCAGCTCCCAGCCACCCCGGGGTGGCATCAATAAGGATAGCACGTCCCCAGGATTCTCCCCCCACCACATGCTGCATCTCCAGGCTGCAAAACTGGCCCTTCTAGCCTCCATCCAGGCCTTCAGCCTCCTAAGAAGCCGCCTGGGAGACAGCGGTTTCTCCAG GATGCTGGACATCACCCCAGCCTCTAGCCTGAGCTTTGTCCTGGATACCACTGGCAGCATGGGTGAGGAGATCAATGCTGCCAAAATCCAAGCTCGCCACATCATGGAGCAGCGGCAGGGCAGTCCCATGGAGCCTGTCCACTACATTCTGGTGCCTTTCCATGACCCAG AGTTTGGCCCTGTCTTTACAACCAGTGATCCTCACAGCTTCTGGCAGCGACTAAATGAGATCCACGCCTTGGGGGGTGGAGATGAGCCTGAGATGTGCCTATCTGCCCTGGAG GTGACATTCCTGGTGACTGAAGACCCATCAAGGGTTCAGGGTCGAGCTCAGCGTGAGGTCCTATCCCCTGTGCGTTTTGAGCCATATGAAGCAGTGGCCCTGGCCTCAGGAGGAGAGGTGATCTTCACCAAAGACCAGCACATTCGGGATGTGGCAGCCATTGTTGGGGAGAGCATGGCTGCTCTG GTGACTCTTCCTCTGGAACCGCCTGTCATAGTGCCTGGCAAGCCACTTGTGTTCATTGTTGATGGGCTGCTCCAGAAGGTCACAGTCCGGATGCATGGGGAGATCAGCAGCTTCTGGATCAAGAACCCTGCTG GAATATTCCAGAGCCAGGAAGAAGGTATGGGTCCTTTGGGTCATACTCACCGCTTTGGGCAGTTCTGGATGGTGACCATGACTGACCCCCCACAGACAGGGACTTGGGAGATCCAGGTCACAGCTGAGGGCACTCCCCGGGTAAGAGTGCAAGGTAAGGAGGGAGATGTTCTTGGGATGGGAAGGGAAGTTCTCTCGGGCTCAGAGAACAATCTGAGGCACATTCCTCTCAGGAACCTCTCTGACTGCCTTCACCCTCCCCCAGCCCAGACCTCCCTGGACTTCCTCTTTCACTTTGGTATTCCCATGGAGGATGGACCCCACCCTGGCCTTTACCCTCTGACTCAGCCCGTTGCAG GTCTCCAGATCCAGCTGCTGGTAGAAGTAACAGGGCTGGGTTCGAGAGGCAACCCTGGGGATTCTCCCCCACATTTCTCTCATGTCATCCTCAGAAGGGTTCCAGAGGGCACCAAGCTGGGTCAGGTGCCCTTGGAGCCCTTAGGACCCCCAGAGCGAGGTCTCCTCACAGCTTCACTGCCACCTACATTGCTGTCCACCCCCGGACCCTTCTCCCTGGAGCTGATTGGCCAGGATGGAGGTGGGCAGGGCCTGCACCGGATTGCCCCGCAGCCTTGCACTGTGGCCCCTGTGCTTCTGGAG ctcagtggtccccCAGGTTTCTTGGCCCCAGGCAGCAAGGCCCTGCTCACCCTCCGTATCACCAGCTTCTCAGTCCCTCAGGATCTTGATATTAGGATATCTGTCAACCCCAGCTTTGCATTCACCTCCAACCTCTCAAG GGCTCATCTGGGGCTGAATGAGTCTGCCTGGGGGTGCCTGTGGCTGGAAGTCCCAGACTCAGCAGTCCTGGACTCGATGGTGATGGTGACTGTGACTGCCTTGGGTCGAGAAGTCAGCCTATTGCCTCCCACCCATGCCTTCCTCCGACTCCTGGTACTGGCTCAGACCCCGCAG gACCAGCTCTCTGCCTCATCTGGGCCTGTTGTCACCACCACCACTCCTGTCTTTCGTTCCTCCACTCTGGTGACTCAGGGAAGGGCtaggggagggaaggcaggcagaccctgGTGGGGTACTGTGGGAGGTGTACTACTCCTGCTAACCCTGGCCTCCTGGTGA
- the Vwa7 gene encoding von Willebrand factor A domain-containing protein 7 isoform X1, which produces MLSAEVPLSHLGPSVLLLLQLLLPPTSAFFPNIWSLLAAPGSITHQDLTEEAALNVTLQLFLEQPPPNQPPLRLEDYLGRTLLADDLFAAYFGPGFPSRRFRAALGEVSRANAAQDFLPTSRNDPDLHFDAERLSQGRTRLMGALQETLVAARVLDHTLARQRLGAALHALQDFYSHSNWVELGEQQPHPHLLWPRQELWSLAEVGNPTCSNCEELSCPGNLLGFTLLTSGYFGTHPPKPPGKCSHGGHFDQSSSQPPRGGINKDSTSPGFSPHHMLHLQAAKLALLASIQAFSLLRSRLGDSGFSRMLDITPASSLSFVLDTTGSMGEEINAAKIQARHIMEQRQGSPMEPVHYILVPFHDPEFGPVFTTSDPHSFWQRLNEIHALGGGDEPEMCLSALELALLHTPPLSDIFVFTDASPKDAFLTNRVESLSQERRCRVTFLVTEDPSRVQGRAQREVLSPVRFEPYEAVALASGGEVIFTKDQHIRDVAAIVGESMAALVTLPLEPPVIVPGKPLVFIVDGLLQKVTVRMHGEISSFWIKNPAGIFQSQEEGMGPLGHTHRFGQFWMVTMTDPPQTGTWEIQVTAEGTPRVRVQGKEGDVLGMGREVLSGSENNLRHIPLRNLSDCLHPPPAQTSLDFLFHFGIPMEDGPHPGLYPLTQPVAGLQIQLLVEVTGLGSRGNPGDSPPHFSHVILRRVPEGTKLGQVPLEPLGPPERGLLTASLPPTLLSTPGPFSLELIGQDGGGQGLHRIAPQPCTVAPVLLELSGPPGFLAPGSKALLTLRITSFSVPQDLDIRISVNPSFAFTSNLSRAHLGLNESAWGCLWLEVPDSAVLDSMVMVTVTALGREVSLLPPTHAFLRLLVLAQTPQDQLSASSGPVVTTTTPVFRSSTLVTQGRARGGKAGRPWWGTVGGVLLLLTLASW; this is translated from the exons ATGCTCTCTGCAGAGGTGCCCCTGTCCCACCTGGGCCCCTCAGTGCTGCTTCTGCTACAACTGCTGCTGCCCCCCACTTCGGCCTTTTTTCCCAACATCTGGAGCCTCCTGGCTGCCCCTGGCTCCATCACCCACCAGGACCTGACTGAGGAGGCTGCACTCAATGTCACCCTGCAGCTCTTCCTGGAGCAGCCGCCACCCAACCAGCCCCCACTTCGTCTAGAGGACTACTTG GGCCGAACCCTTCTTGCTGATGACCTCTTTGCCGCTTACTTTGGACCTGGGTTTCCTTCCCGGCGGTTCCGAGCAGCCTTAGGCGAGGTGTCCCGTGCCAATGCAGCCCAGGACTTCCTGCCAACTTCCAGGAATGACCCTGACCTGCACTTTGATGCTGAGCGTCTGAGTCAGGGACGCACCCGCTTGATGGGCGCTTTGCAGGAGACATTGGTGGCAGCCAGAGTCCTTGACCACACACTGGCCCGCCAACGCCTAGGGGCTGCGCTTCATGCCTTGCAG GATTTCTATAGTCACAGCAACTGGGTAGAACTGGGGGAGCAGCAGCCACACCCTCACCTCCTCTGGCCACGGCAAGAGCTCTGGAGCCTGGCAGAAG TGGGCAATCCTACCTGTTCTAATTGTGAGGAGCTGAGCTGCCCCGGGAATTTGTTGGGCTTCACACTCCTCACCTCTGGCTACTTTGGAACTCATCCCCCGAAACCTCCAG GAAAATGTAGCCATGGAGGCCATTTTGACCAGAGCAGCTCCCAGCCACCCCGGGGTGGCATCAATAAGGATAGCACGTCCCCAGGATTCTCCCCCCACCACATGCTGCATCTCCAGGCTGCAAAACTGGCCCTTCTAGCCTCCATCCAGGCCTTCAGCCTCCTAAGAAGCCGCCTGGGAGACAGCGGTTTCTCCAG GATGCTGGACATCACCCCAGCCTCTAGCCTGAGCTTTGTCCTGGATACCACTGGCAGCATGGGTGAGGAGATCAATGCTGCCAAAATCCAAGCTCGCCACATCATGGAGCAGCGGCAGGGCAGTCCCATGGAGCCTGTCCACTACATTCTGGTGCCTTTCCATGACCCAG AGTTTGGCCCTGTCTTTACAACCAGTGATCCTCACAGCTTCTGGCAGCGACTAAATGAGATCCACGCCTTGGGGGGTGGAGATGAGCCTGAGATGTGCCTATCTGCCCTGGAG CTAGCCCTGCTTCACACACCTCCACTTTCAgacatctttgtcttcactgatGCCTCCCCCAAGGATGCCTTTCTCACCAACCGGGTGGAATCCCTGAGTCAGGAGCGTCGGTGCAGG GTGACATTCCTGGTGACTGAAGACCCATCAAGGGTTCAGGGTCGAGCTCAGCGTGAGGTCCTATCCCCTGTGCGTTTTGAGCCATATGAAGCAGTGGCCCTGGCCTCAGGAGGAGAGGTGATCTTCACCAAAGACCAGCACATTCGGGATGTGGCAGCCATTGTTGGGGAGAGCATGGCTGCTCTG GTGACTCTTCCTCTGGAACCGCCTGTCATAGTGCCTGGCAAGCCACTTGTGTTCATTGTTGATGGGCTGCTCCAGAAGGTCACAGTCCGGATGCATGGGGAGATCAGCAGCTTCTGGATCAAGAACCCTGCTG GAATATTCCAGAGCCAGGAAGAAGGTATGGGTCCTTTGGGTCATACTCACCGCTTTGGGCAGTTCTGGATGGTGACCATGACTGACCCCCCACAGACAGGGACTTGGGAGATCCAGGTCACAGCTGAGGGCACTCCCCGGGTAAGAGTGCAAGGTAAGGAGGGAGATGTTCTTGGGATGGGAAGGGAAGTTCTCTCGGGCTCAGAGAACAATCTGAGGCACATTCCTCTCAGGAACCTCTCTGACTGCCTTCACCCTCCCCCAGCCCAGACCTCCCTGGACTTCCTCTTTCACTTTGGTATTCCCATGGAGGATGGACCCCACCCTGGCCTTTACCCTCTGACTCAGCCCGTTGCAG GTCTCCAGATCCAGCTGCTGGTAGAAGTAACAGGGCTGGGTTCGAGAGGCAACCCTGGGGATTCTCCCCCACATTTCTCTCATGTCATCCTCAGAAGGGTTCCAGAGGGCACCAAGCTGGGTCAGGTGCCCTTGGAGCCCTTAGGACCCCCAGAGCGAGGTCTCCTCACAGCTTCACTGCCACCTACATTGCTGTCCACCCCCGGACCCTTCTCCCTGGAGCTGATTGGCCAGGATGGAGGTGGGCAGGGCCTGCACCGGATTGCCCCGCAGCCTTGCACTGTGGCCCCTGTGCTTCTGGAG ctcagtggtccccCAGGTTTCTTGGCCCCAGGCAGCAAGGCCCTGCTCACCCTCCGTATCACCAGCTTCTCAGTCCCTCAGGATCTTGATATTAGGATATCTGTCAACCCCAGCTTTGCATTCACCTCCAACCTCTCAAG GGCTCATCTGGGGCTGAATGAGTCTGCCTGGGGGTGCCTGTGGCTGGAAGTCCCAGACTCAGCAGTCCTGGACTCGATGGTGATGGTGACTGTGACTGCCTTGGGTCGAGAAGTCAGCCTATTGCCTCCCACCCATGCCTTCCTCCGACTCCTGGTACTGGCTCAGACCCCGCAG gACCAGCTCTCTGCCTCATCTGGGCCTGTTGTCACCACCACCACTCCTGTCTTTCGTTCCTCCACTCTGGTGACTCAGGGAAGGGCtaggggagggaaggcaggcagaccctgGTGGGGTACTGTGGGAGGTGTACTACTCCTGCTAACCCTGGCCTCCTGGTGA
- the Vwa7 gene encoding von Willebrand factor A domain-containing protein 7 isoform X4: MLSAEVPLSHLGPSVLLLLQLLLPPTSAFFPNIWSLLAAPGSITHQDLTEEAALNVTLQLFLEQPPPNQPPLRLEDYLGRTLLADDLFAAYFGPGFPSRRFRAALGEVSRANAAQDFLPTSRNDPDLHFDAERLSQGRTRLMGALQETLVAARVLDHTLARQRLGAALHALQDFYSHSNWVELGEQQPHPHLLWPRQELWSLAEVGNPTCSNCEELSCPGNLLGFTLLTSGYFGTHPPKPPGKCSHGGHFDQSSSQPPRGGINKDSTSPGFSPHHMLHLQAAKLALLASIQAFSLLRSRLGDSGFSRMLDITPASSLSFVLDTTGSMGEEINAAKIQARHIMEQRQGSPMEPVHYILVPFHDPEFGPVFTTSDPHSFWQRLNEIHALGGGDEPEMCLSALELALLHTPPLSDIFVFTDASPKDAFLTNRVESLSQERRCRVTFLVTEDPSRVQGRAQREVLSPVRFEPYEAVALASGGEVIFTKDQHIRDVAAIVGESMAALVTLPLEPPVIVPGKPLVFIVDGLLQKVTVRMHGEISSFWIKNPAGIFQSQEEGMGPLGHTHRFGQFWMVTMTDPPQTGTWEIQVTAEGTPRVRVQGKEGDVLGMGREVLSGSENNLRHIPLRNLSDCLHPPPAQTSLDFLFHFGIPMEDGPHPGLYPLTQPVAGLQIQLLVEVTGLGSRGNPGDSPPHFSHVILRRVPEGTKLGQVPLEPLGPPERGLLTASLPPTLLSTPGPFSLELIGQDGGGQGLHRIAPQPCTVAPVLLEWSPRFLGPRQQGPAHPPYHQLLSPSGS; the protein is encoded by the exons ATGCTCTCTGCAGAGGTGCCCCTGTCCCACCTGGGCCCCTCAGTGCTGCTTCTGCTACAACTGCTGCTGCCCCCCACTTCGGCCTTTTTTCCCAACATCTGGAGCCTCCTGGCTGCCCCTGGCTCCATCACCCACCAGGACCTGACTGAGGAGGCTGCACTCAATGTCACCCTGCAGCTCTTCCTGGAGCAGCCGCCACCCAACCAGCCCCCACTTCGTCTAGAGGACTACTTG GGCCGAACCCTTCTTGCTGATGACCTCTTTGCCGCTTACTTTGGACCTGGGTTTCCTTCCCGGCGGTTCCGAGCAGCCTTAGGCGAGGTGTCCCGTGCCAATGCAGCCCAGGACTTCCTGCCAACTTCCAGGAATGACCCTGACCTGCACTTTGATGCTGAGCGTCTGAGTCAGGGACGCACCCGCTTGATGGGCGCTTTGCAGGAGACATTGGTGGCAGCCAGAGTCCTTGACCACACACTGGCCCGCCAACGCCTAGGGGCTGCGCTTCATGCCTTGCAG GATTTCTATAGTCACAGCAACTGGGTAGAACTGGGGGAGCAGCAGCCACACCCTCACCTCCTCTGGCCACGGCAAGAGCTCTGGAGCCTGGCAGAAG TGGGCAATCCTACCTGTTCTAATTGTGAGGAGCTGAGCTGCCCCGGGAATTTGTTGGGCTTCACACTCCTCACCTCTGGCTACTTTGGAACTCATCCCCCGAAACCTCCAG GAAAATGTAGCCATGGAGGCCATTTTGACCAGAGCAGCTCCCAGCCACCCCGGGGTGGCATCAATAAGGATAGCACGTCCCCAGGATTCTCCCCCCACCACATGCTGCATCTCCAGGCTGCAAAACTGGCCCTTCTAGCCTCCATCCAGGCCTTCAGCCTCCTAAGAAGCCGCCTGGGAGACAGCGGTTTCTCCAG GATGCTGGACATCACCCCAGCCTCTAGCCTGAGCTTTGTCCTGGATACCACTGGCAGCATGGGTGAGGAGATCAATGCTGCCAAAATCCAAGCTCGCCACATCATGGAGCAGCGGCAGGGCAGTCCCATGGAGCCTGTCCACTACATTCTGGTGCCTTTCCATGACCCAG AGTTTGGCCCTGTCTTTACAACCAGTGATCCTCACAGCTTCTGGCAGCGACTAAATGAGATCCACGCCTTGGGGGGTGGAGATGAGCCTGAGATGTGCCTATCTGCCCTGGAG CTAGCCCTGCTTCACACACCTCCACTTTCAgacatctttgtcttcactgatGCCTCCCCCAAGGATGCCTTTCTCACCAACCGGGTGGAATCCCTGAGTCAGGAGCGTCGGTGCAGG GTGACATTCCTGGTGACTGAAGACCCATCAAGGGTTCAGGGTCGAGCTCAGCGTGAGGTCCTATCCCCTGTGCGTTTTGAGCCATATGAAGCAGTGGCCCTGGCCTCAGGAGGAGAGGTGATCTTCACCAAAGACCAGCACATTCGGGATGTGGCAGCCATTGTTGGGGAGAGCATGGCTGCTCTG GTGACTCTTCCTCTGGAACCGCCTGTCATAGTGCCTGGCAAGCCACTTGTGTTCATTGTTGATGGGCTGCTCCAGAAGGTCACAGTCCGGATGCATGGGGAGATCAGCAGCTTCTGGATCAAGAACCCTGCTG GAATATTCCAGAGCCAGGAAGAAGGTATGGGTCCTTTGGGTCATACTCACCGCTTTGGGCAGTTCTGGATGGTGACCATGACTGACCCCCCACAGACAGGGACTTGGGAGATCCAGGTCACAGCTGAGGGCACTCCCCGGGTAAGAGTGCAAGGTAAGGAGGGAGATGTTCTTGGGATGGGAAGGGAAGTTCTCTCGGGCTCAGAGAACAATCTGAGGCACATTCCTCTCAGGAACCTCTCTGACTGCCTTCACCCTCCCCCAGCCCAGACCTCCCTGGACTTCCTCTTTCACTTTGGTATTCCCATGGAGGATGGACCCCACCCTGGCCTTTACCCTCTGACTCAGCCCGTTGCAG GTCTCCAGATCCAGCTGCTGGTAGAAGTAACAGGGCTGGGTTCGAGAGGCAACCCTGGGGATTCTCCCCCACATTTCTCTCATGTCATCCTCAGAAGGGTTCCAGAGGGCACCAAGCTGGGTCAGGTGCCCTTGGAGCCCTTAGGACCCCCAGAGCGAGGTCTCCTCACAGCTTCACTGCCACCTACATTGCTGTCCACCCCCGGACCCTTCTCCCTGGAGCTGATTGGCCAGGATGGAGGTGGGCAGGGCCTGCACCGGATTGCCCCGCAGCCTTGCACTGTGGCCCCTGTGCTTCTGGAG tggtccccCAGGTTTCTTGGCCCCAGGCAGCAAGGCCCTGCTCACCCTCCGTATCACCAGCTTCTCAGTCCCTCAGGATCTTGA